From the Carassius carassius chromosome 45, fCarCar2.1, whole genome shotgun sequence genome, one window contains:
- the LOC132127606 gene encoding molybdopterin synthase catalytic subunit has product MAADGGQDLITLTVDKLSADRVSESVTCPSCGAVSLFIGTTRDHFEGKKVIRLEYEAYSPMAESELRKICSEVRTKWPSVRHINIQHRLGVVPITEASVIIGISSPHRSDSLEAVKYCIDTLKATVPIWKKEIYESGEPCWKENKECLWGDTGKDPKQS; this is encoded by the exons ATGGCTGCAGACGGGGGTCAGGATCTAATTACACTCACTGTTGACAAGCTCTCTGCTGATCGTGTTTCTGAATCTGTTACGTGTCCCTCCTGTGGTGCTGTATCTCTGTTTATTG GGACTACCAGAGATCATTTTGAGGGGAAGAAAGTGATCCGGCTTGAATATGAGGCGTACAGTCCAATGGCAGAGTCCGAGCTCAGGAAGATCTGCAGTGAGGTCCGGACCAAGTGGCCCAGCGTCAGACACATTAACATACAGCATAGACTCGG TGTGGTTCCTATAACAGAAGCTAGTGTTATAATTGGGATCTCATCACCGCACAGAAGTGATTCCCTGGAGGCGGTGAAGTACTGCATCGACACACTCAAAGCTACTGTGCCAATCTGGAAAAAG GAAATATACGAGTCTGGGGAGCCGTGCTGGAAAGAGAACAAGGAGTGTTTGTGGGGGGATACTGGGAAAGATCCCAAACAAAGCTGA
- the itga2.2 gene encoding integrin alpha-2: protein MHTHTHTGELDAGSHCGLKMNILQVLLAVLCFSIDKAQGFNVGTSGAKIFSQLAAEQFGYSVQQFSNSQGKWLLVGSPWKGYPQNRKGDVYKCEIKSPGASCQSLNLQNAVNVTSISNSNNINMSLGLTLIPTTKNGGFMTCGPLWAQLCGSLYFYPGVCAEVSPQFTLQSSFSPAAQTCSNQMDIALVLDGSNSIYPWEPIVNFLVKMLENLDIGPQTTQVTVMQYAVDTSFEFYLNSYRTKESMIKAASNIQQKQGLETNTFKAIDFARKNAFLAKNGGRPGATKVMVVVTDGESHDANLRNTVIPACESQSITRFGIAVLGYYIRNDIDTSKLIAEIKSIASNPTEKYFFNVSEEAALIEIVGTLGDRIFNIEGVGKGTGDNFKMEMSQVGFSAHQTRNKDLILLGAAGAYNWIGTVVHQTAQKSDVLPKAAFENVLDDRNHSSLLGYSVASVIDGSSEFYVAGAPRAVHRGLVVVYSMNSQNQPLIIDSQRGDQIGSYFGSVLCPVDVDADGVTDLLLVGAPMYMSEEKSETGRVYLYTITKGILSNQGLLEGSQKNARFGTAIIAVPDLNLDGFRDIVVGAPLEGNGQGAIYIYYGDRKTIRKQSSQKIVGAKLDPTLKFFGRSLDGREDMNEDSIPDVAVGAFGKVVQLWSRGVAVVMAKVSFSPDKISILSKPCRYSGRQVSCFKAKVCFSATFKPVNPLGTVVFKYNLTLDADLQSSRVSPRGHFSNLDRVVQKDISVPAQDVCEEHEVYVQETPDLVNSISLRVDVVLSHPDANPVLDIFSPTAWESFIPFSKDCGEDEVCISDLVLSVQSEETLGKTPLVVSQYKRGLSFTVTVMNRKENAYNARVLASYSSNLFYASVTPPTEGAEVKCTLMKESDTLICQVSYPALRTDQSVTFVLNFDFNLNRFQKDAIVVFEALSDSTEETPANNKISVSIPVQYNSEIILSRESTIDVYLLEKENSFTTTVSNFKDIGPDFNFNLKVSTGSVPVSLVYLTVSLPNSTRAGNPLIYITSIKTSPAEQIHCTDSQLIDPFKISEKPYTVRFKEESFRGTDVLDCRTAICRSVQCVLKGLQEKSDYYVNVTTNIWNGTFALADFLYTVLSVRADIETSQPELLLIEQKSLQVEVKVSKPGAKGDVPVGAIIGSVIGGLLLLALAVALLWKLGFFKRKYQPMMNPAENEAENQELQENSETP, encoded by the exons GTTTCAGCATCGATAAAGCTCAAGGTTTTAATGTGGGGACTTCTGGAGCTAAGATCTTCTCTCAGTTGGCAGCAGAACAGTTTGGCTACTCTGTTCAACAGTTTAGCAACAGTCAAGGAAAATG GCTCCTCGTGGGTTCACCATGGAAAGGATACCCTCAGAATCGGAAGGGAGATGTCTATAAGTGTGAGATTAAAAGCCCTGGAGCCAGCTGTCAGTCACTTAACCTTCAGA atgctgTCAATGTGACAAGCATATCCAACAGCAACAACATCAACATGAGTCTTGGTCTCACTCTGATTCCAACAACCAAAAACGGCGGGTTTATG ACGTGTGGTCCTCTGTGGGCTCAACTCTGTGGAAGTCTGTACTTTTATCCTGGAGTCTGTGCTGAAGTGAGCCCACAGTTTACGCTCCAGTCATCCTTCTCTCCTGCTGCTCAAA CTTGTAGCAATCAAATGGACATTGCCCTAGTTTTGGACGGATCCAACAGTATATACCCATGGGAACCAATTGTTAACTTCCTCGTGAAAATGTTGGAAAACTTAGATATTGGACCTCAAACCACTCAG GTGACTGTGATGCAGTACGCTGTTGATACCTCCTTCGAGTTCTACCTGAATTCCTATCGGACAAAAGAGTCCATGATTAAAGCAGCTTCAAATATTCAACAGAAACAAGGATTAGAGACTAATACTTTCAAAGCCATTGATTTTGCAAG AAAGAATGCATTCCTAGCCAAAAATGGAGGTCGTCCTGGGGCCACTAAAGTGATGGTGGTGGTAACTGATGGAGAGTCACATGATGCAAATCTGAGGAACACGGTCATCCCGGCCTGCGAGAGCCAAAGTATCACTCGCTTTGGTATTgcg GTGCTTGGATATTACATAAGGAATGACATTGACACAAGCAAACTCATCGCTGAGATTAAGTCAATAGCCAGCAATCCAACCGAAAAATACTTTTTCAATGTGTCTGAGGAGGCAGCGCTCATAGAGATCGTCGGGACTCTTGGAGATCGAATTTTCAACATTGAAG GTGTTGGAAAGGGTACTGGGGataatttcaaaatggaaatgtcCCAAGTCGGATTCAGTGCACACCAGACCAGAAATAAG GATCTGATCTTGCTGGGAGCAGCTGGAGCATATAATTGGATCGGGACCGTTGTGCACCAAACTGCTCAGAAATCAGATGTTTTGCCCAAAGCTGCTTTTGAGAATGTCTTGGATGACAGAAACCACAGTTCATTACTTG GATACTCTGTGGCGTCTGTGATTGACGGCTCGTCTGAGTTTTATGTGGCCGGTGCTCCTCGTGCCGTTCACAGAGGACTGGTTGTAGTTTACAGTATGAACAGCCAGAATCAGCCGCTCATCATAGATTCACAGAGAGGAGATCAG ATCGGCTCTTATTTTGGCAGCGTTCTCTGTCCTGTCGATGTGGACGCTGACGGTGTGACGGATCTGCTGCTGGTCGGAGCGCCGATGTACATGAGCGAGGAGAAATCTGAAACAGGAAGAGTCTACCTCTACACCATTACCAAG ggCATCTTGAGTAACCAGGGTTTATTGGAGGGTTCTCAAAAGAATGCCCGGTTTGGGACGGCCATCATTGCTGTCCCCGATCTAAACCTGGACGGCTTCAGAGACATTGTGGTTGGTGCTCCGCTGGAAGGCAATGGCCAAGGTGCCATTTACATCTACTATGGAGACAGAAAAACCATCAGAAAGCAGAGCTCTCAG AAAATTGTCGGAGCGAAACTGGACCCAACGTTGAAGTTCTTCGGCCGCTCTCTAGACGGCAGAGAAGATATGAATGAAGACTCCATCCCAGATGTGGCAGTGGGGGCTTTTGGGAAAGTGGTCCAACTCTG GAGTAGAGGAGTTGCAGTGGTCATGGCCAAGGTTTCCTTCTCCCCTGACAAGATCAGTATCCTGAGTAAACCGTGCCGTTATAGCGGGAGACAGGTGTCCTGCTTCAAGGCTAAAGTGTGTTTTAGTGCAACATTTAAACCAGTGAATCCACTTGGGACAGTGG TTTTCAAGTACAACTTGACCCTGGATGCTGACCTACAGTCGTCTCGGGTCAGCCCTAGAGGTCACTTCAGCAACTTAGATCGAGTCGTCCAGAAAGACATCAGCGTCCCTGCGCAGGACGTATGTGAAGAGCATGAGGTCTATGTGCAGGAGACCCCTGACCTCGTCAACTCGATTTCTTTGCGTGTGGATGTGGTCCTCAGCCATCCAGACGCCAACCCTGTTCTGGACATCTTCAGTCCTACTGCGTGGGAATCTTTT ATCCCGTTCTCAAAGGACTGTGGTGAAGATGAAGTTTGCATCAGTGACTTGGTACTGAGTGTGCAGAGTGAAGAGACACTTGG cAAAACTCCACTGGTGGTCAGCCAGTACAAGAGAGGACTCTCCTTCACTGTGACCGTGATGAACAGGAAGGAAAATGCATACAATGCACGAGTGTTGGCCAGCTACTCCAGTAACCTGTTCTATGCTTCTGTTACACCACCG ACTGAGGGAGCAGAGGTAAAGTGCACTCTGATGAAAGAATCAGACACACTTATCTGCCAAGTGAGTTATCCAGCGCTGAGGACGGACCAATCG GTCACATTTGTGCTCAACTTTGACTTTAACTTGAATCGGTTTCAAAAAGATGCCATTGTTGTCTTTGAGGCTTTAAG TGACAGCACAGAGGAAACTCCTGCTAATAATAAGATCTCTGTCTCCATTCCTGTCCAATACAACTCTGAGATCATCCTCAGCAG AGAATCAACCATCGATGTTTACttgcttgaaaaagagaacagtTTTACAACCACAGTGAGCAATTTCAAGGACATCGGCCCAGactttaactttaatttaaag GTTTCTACAGGAAGTGTCCCAGTCAGCCTGGTTTACCTCACTGTCTCGCTGCCCAACAGCACTAGAGCAGGAAATCCTCTCATCTACATAACCAGCATTAAAACCTCACCT GCTGAACAAATCCATTGTACAGACAGTCAACTGATCGACCCGTTTAAGATCAGTGAAAAACCTTATACAGTCCGATTCAAAGAGGAGAGTTTCAGAGGAACAGATGTACTG GACTGCCGGACGGCCATATGCCGCTCAGTGCAGTGCGTCTTGAAGGGCCTACAGGAGAAGAGTGATTATTATGTGAATGTGACAACGAACATATGGAATGGTACCTTTGCACTG GCTGATTTCCTGTACACCGTGCTCTCTGTAAGAGCTGATATAGAGACATCTCAACCGGAGCTGCTGCTCATCGAACAGAAATCCCTGCAG GTTGAAGTCAAAGTGAGCAAACCTGGAGCTAAAGGAGATGTTCCAGTGGGTGCCATTATAGGAAGTGTTATCGGCGGTCTGTTGTTATTGGCTCTTGCCGTCGCATTGCTTTGGAAG CTTGGATTCTTCAAGAGGAAGTATCAGCCGATGATGAACCCGGCTGAGAATGAAGCGGAAAACCAGGAACTGCAGGAAAACAGCGAGACACCCTAA